In one Sphingomonas sp. S1-29 genomic region, the following are encoded:
- a CDS encoding ABC transporter permease: MNLHGVAAIYRFEMARFGRTFWQSIVTPVITTALYFIVFGGAIGSRMEAIDGVGYGSFIVPGLIMLTLLTQSLSNASFGIYFPKFTGTIYELLSAPVSTFELLLGYVGAAASKSMLIGLIILATSTFFVDLRIEHPAMMVAFLILTSVTFSLFGFIIGIWAKGFEQLSLVPALLITPLTFLGGAFYSIDMLPEPWRTVSLFNPVVYLVSGFRWSFFGQGDVSVWLSLGVTFAFLLGCAALVGWMFKTGYRLKR; encoded by the coding sequence ATGAACCTCCACGGCGTCGCGGCGATCTATCGCTTCGAAATGGCGCGCTTCGGGCGCACCTTCTGGCAGTCGATCGTCACCCCGGTGATCACGACTGCGCTGTATTTCATCGTCTTCGGCGGCGCGATCGGCAGCCGTATGGAGGCGATCGACGGCGTGGGCTATGGCAGCTTCATCGTCCCCGGGCTGATCATGCTGACGTTGCTGACGCAGAGCCTGTCGAATGCGTCGTTCGGCATTTATTTCCCGAAATTCACCGGCACGATCTATGAATTGCTGTCGGCGCCGGTTTCGACCTTCGAATTGCTGCTTGGCTATGTCGGCGCGGCGGCGAGCAAGTCGATGCTGATCGGGCTGATCATCCTGGCGACCTCGACCTTCTTCGTCGACCTTCGCATCGAACATCCGGCGATGATGGTCGCCTTCCTGATCCTGACCTCGGTGACCTTCAGCCTGTTCGGCTTCATCATCGGCATCTGGGCCAAGGGGTTCGAGCAATTGTCGCTGGTCCCCGCGTTGCTGATCACCCCGCTGACCTTCCTCGGCGGTGCCTTTTATTCGATCGACATGCTGCCCGAGCCTTGGCGGACGGTGAGTCTGTTCAACCCGGTGGTGTATCTGGTTAGCGGGTTTCGCTGGAGCTTTTTCGGCCAGGGCGATGTCAGCGTGTGGTTGAGCCTGGGGGTGACGTTTGCGTTCCTGCTGGGGTGCGCCGCGCTGGTGGGGTGGATGTTCAAGACCGGGTATCGGTTGAAGCGGTAG
- a CDS encoding ABC transporter ATP-binding protein: MQTEPILAIRGVSKTYASGHQALKSVDLDIAKGEIFALLGPNGAGKTTLISIVCGIVTPTTGTITVAGRDAQAEYRYARSVIGLVPQELSTDAFESVIATVRFSRGLFGKKRNDAYLEQVLRDLSLWDKRDAKLLELSGGMKRRVLIAKALSHEPDILFLDEPTAGVDVSLRRDMWRLVHRLRERGVTIILTTHYIEEAEEMADRVGVINKGELLLVERKADLMKKLGKRQMEIALVEPMVAVPSELAEWDLALIDEGHKLRYVFDAQAERTGIPSLLRRLADMGVAFKDLDTSKSSLEDIFVDLVEERAA; encoded by the coding sequence ATGCAGACCGAACCGATCCTCGCCATTCGCGGCGTCAGCAAGACCTATGCCTCGGGCCACCAGGCGCTCAAATCGGTCGATCTCGATATCGCGAAGGGCGAGATTTTCGCGCTGCTCGGCCCCAATGGCGCGGGCAAGACGACGTTGATCTCGATCGTCTGCGGGATCGTCACCCCGACGACCGGCACGATCACCGTCGCGGGGCGCGATGCGCAGGCCGAGTATCGCTATGCGCGATCGGTCATCGGGCTGGTGCCGCAGGAATTGTCGACCGACGCGTTCGAAAGCGTAATCGCCACCGTCCGCTTCAGTCGCGGGCTGTTCGGCAAGAAGCGCAACGATGCGTATCTCGAACAAGTGCTGCGCGACCTGTCGCTTTGGGACAAGCGCGATGCCAAGCTGCTCGAATTGTCGGGCGGCATGAAGCGCCGCGTGCTGATCGCCAAGGCGCTGAGCCACGAACCCGACATCCTGTTCCTCGACGAGCCCACCGCGGGGGTCGACGTGTCGCTTCGCCGCGACATGTGGCGGCTGGTCCACCGGCTGCGCGAGCGCGGCGTGACGATCATCCTGACGACACATTATATCGAGGAGGCCGAGGAAATGGCCGACCGGGTGGGCGTCATCAACAAGGGCGAATTGCTGCTGGTCGAGCGCAAGGCCGATCTGATGAAGAAGCTGGGCAAGCGCCAGATGGAGATCGCGCTGGTCGAGCCGATGGTCGCGGTGCCGAGCGAGCTTGCCGAATGGGATCTGGCGCTGATCGATGAGGGGCATAAATTGCGCTATGTCTTTGATGCCCAGGCCGAGCGGACGGGCATCCCCTCGCTGCTGCGCCGCCTCGCCGACATGGGGGTGGCGTTCAAGGATCTCGACACGTCGAAGTCGAGCCTCGAGGATATCTTCGTCGATCTGGTCGAGGAGCGCGCGGCATGA
- a CDS encoding DsbA family protein, whose protein sequence is MIERLLRSPILLAIAFLFAGLVGAAVYASVRPAAGGADRAGVEATVRDYILANPEIIPQAMERLRDRETGKVVQANRAGIVTPFGSAWKGAKTPDVTVVAYMDYACGYCRASLPTLDRLIAADPKVRVVFRELPILSAESRTAAEWSLAAARQGKFAAYHDALFAAGRLTPQSIDAAIARAGLNRAAGQAFARSKAATDELSKNLSMAGQLGMTGTPAWVIGNRVLAGAIPLEQMQAAVTAARAAN, encoded by the coding sequence ATGATCGAACGTTTGTTGCGAAGCCCCATCCTGCTGGCGATCGCCTTCCTGTTCGCCGGGCTGGTGGGGGCGGCGGTCTATGCCTCGGTCCGCCCCGCGGCCGGCGGCGCCGATCGCGCGGGGGTCGAGGCGACGGTGCGCGACTATATCCTGGCCAACCCCGAGATCATTCCGCAGGCGATGGAGCGGCTGCGCGACCGCGAAACCGGGAAGGTGGTGCAGGCCAACCGCGCTGGCATCGTCACCCCGTTCGGCAGCGCGTGGAAGGGGGCCAAGACCCCCGACGTCACCGTCGTCGCCTATATGGACTATGCCTGCGGCTATTGCCGCGCCAGCCTGCCCACGCTCGACCGGCTGATCGCCGCCGACCCCAAGGTACGCGTGGTGTTCCGCGAGCTGCCGATCCTGAGCGCCGAAAGCCGCACCGCCGCCGAATGGAGCCTGGCCGCCGCCCGGCAGGGCAAGTTCGCCGCCTATCACGACGCGCTGTTCGCGGCGGGCCGCCTGACCCCGCAATCGATCGACGCCGCGATCGCCCGCGCGGGGCTGAACCGCGCGGCGGGGCAGGCCTTTGCGCGATCGAAGGCGGCGACCGACGAATTGTCAAAGAACCTGTCGATGGCCGGGCAATTGGGCATGACCGGCACCCCCGCCTGGGTGATCGGCAACCGCGTGCTGGCGGGCGCGATCCCGCTCGAACAGATGCAGGCGGCGGTGACTGCGGCGCGCGCGGCGAATTAG
- a CDS encoding M48 family metalloprotease: MKRLFPVIALVTLLAAQPAAAQSILRDAETEALLNDMARPMIEAADLNPRNVRMVLINDGSINAFVAGGQAVYIHSGLINAADSANEVQGVIAHELGHVTGGHVPLQGQMMKEAMGMTILSLVLGVAAIAVGAGEAGAGILAAGQQAAMGSFLAFSRGQESAADAAGVRYLNTAKVSGRGMLDFFKKLQNQEFRLAIPQNNGYQRTHPLSGERIANLTGDLSVAPAFNAPVDADMQARFKRVQAKLRGYVNDAPATLRSYPATDNSIPAHYARAYAFHRTGYPAKAAAEAAALVQYAPHDPYFLELQGQILLESGKPVEALAPLREATTKTRFQPLIATTFGHALIATEDPQHLPEAEKILRLAVARDDRNPFAWYQLGVVYERKGDGARAALAAAEQASLSNEPMRALVSARAAMAGLPPGTPDYIRAQDIQMTAEFAVKDQKGRRR, encoded by the coding sequence ATGAAGCGCTTGTTCCCCGTAATCGCGCTCGTCACGCTGCTGGCAGCCCAGCCCGCTGCCGCGCAATCGATCCTCCGCGATGCCGAGACCGAGGCGTTGCTCAACGACATGGCGCGGCCGATGATCGAGGCCGCCGACCTCAATCCGCGCAACGTGCGGATGGTGCTGATCAACGATGGCTCGATCAACGCCTTCGTCGCCGGCGGGCAGGCGGTGTACATCCATTCGGGGCTGATCAACGCTGCCGACAGCGCCAACGAAGTCCAGGGCGTGATCGCGCACGAGCTTGGCCATGTCACCGGCGGCCATGTGCCGCTGCAGGGCCAGATGATGAAAGAGGCGATGGGGATGACGATCCTCAGCCTGGTGCTGGGCGTCGCCGCGATCGCGGTGGGCGCGGGCGAGGCGGGGGCGGGAATCCTCGCGGCGGGGCAGCAGGCGGCGATGGGCAGCTTCCTGGCCTTTTCGCGCGGCCAGGAATCGGCGGCCGATGCCGCGGGGGTGCGCTATCTCAACACCGCCAAGGTCAGCGGGCGCGGGATGCTCGACTTCTTCAAGAAGCTGCAGAACCAGGAATTCCGCCTCGCGATCCCGCAGAATAACGGCTATCAGCGCACCCATCCGCTGTCGGGCGAGCGGATCGCCAATCTGACCGGCGACTTGTCGGTGGCGCCGGCGTTCAACGCGCCGGTCGACGCCGACATGCAAGCACGCTTCAAACGCGTCCAGGCCAAGCTTCGCGGCTATGTCAACGATGCGCCGGCGACCTTGCGCAGCTATCCCGCGACCGACAATTCGATCCCCGCGCATTATGCGCGCGCTTATGCCTTCCACCGCACCGGCTATCCGGCGAAGGCGGCGGCCGAGGCGGCGGCGCTGGTGCAATACGCGCCGCACGATCCCTATTTCCTCGAGCTGCAGGGGCAGATCCTGCTCGAATCGGGCAAGCCCGTCGAAGCGCTGGCGCCGCTGCGCGAGGCGACGACCAAGACGCGCTTCCAGCCGCTGATCGCCACTACCTTCGGCCACGCGCTGATCGCGACCGAGGACCCCCAGCATCTGCCCGAGGCCGAAAAAATCCTGCGGCTGGCGGTAGCGCGCGACGATCGCAACCCGTTCGCCTGGTATCAACTGGGGGTGGTGTACGAGCGCAAGGGCGACGGCGCGCGCGCCGCGCTCGCCGCCGCCGAACAGGCCAGCCTGTCGAACGAACCGATGCGCGCCTTGGTGAGCGCGCGCGCGGCGATGGCGGGGTTGCCGCCGGGTACCCCCGACTATATCCGCGCACAGGATATCCAGATGACCGCCGAATTCGCGGTGAAGGACCAGAAGGGCCGCCGCCGATGA
- a CDS encoding Rne/Rng family ribonuclease, whose translation MTTRMLIDARHREETRVAVVKGNRIEEFDFESAERKQLKGNIYLAKVTRVEPSLQAAFVDYGGNRHGFLAFSEIHPDYYQIPKEDRDALLREEAEHAAEEAALRDDDDDDDDGDHDDDHGDLEMVEGRSDDDDDDHHDDEDSEASSGDGEGQPRRRKKGASEDPAVEALRQRRLNLRRRYKIQDVIRRRQVLLVQVVKEERGNKGAALTSYLSLAGRYCVLMPNTAHGGGISRKISNAGDRKRLKSIMADLQLPPTMGCIVRTAGLQRTKVEIKRDFDYLARLWDGIREETLKSSAPALVYGDSDLMKRAIRDIYNKDIDEVIVEGPEGYRQAKEFMKLLMPSHARRVQHYSDAVPLFQRHQVEDQLAAMYHPVVQLKSGGYLVINPTEALVSIDINSGRSTREHNIEQTATATNLEAAAEIARQLRLRDMAGLVVIDFIDMDHGSNVRKVEKAMKEALKNDRARIQVGRISSFGLMEMSRQRLRTGVLEASTRQCPHCEGTGLVRTASSAGLSALRMIEDEAARGRGSQLLLRASQEAAFYVLNKKRGDIAEIEERYGVTVEVTSDGEIEGARMTVEAGGPPPAYAPRFDPVVEEPEDDLEIFEEEEEIEEEVEAEVVEPRRPRERKAAEGEAEAEGEGDGARRRRRRRRGRRGRARDDQNGVEGEAGADGEADAGEADGVAGESIEVNAEDDLDEDRAVYGPAGGETPQAEREDGGERRGKRRRRGRRGGRRDSGETAAGEQAAEAEDEPLVIEAGDAAPFAMPVVEPDADLPEAEAAPKPRRTRRRKPSALAAPVEAEVTEEPAPVEAPVIEAVAEEPAPKPRRTRRKKADEGAVEAVPVPAEAEPVAEKPKRTRRKKVAEDAPAAIEADTGSVVQDAAPVATERAASADAVDGSASSDASDRDGTEGEEGGDGSPRRGWWQRTFGA comes from the coding sequence ATGACCACGCGTATGCTGATCGACGCACGCCACCGGGAAGAGACCCGGGTTGCCGTCGTCAAGGGAAACCGGATCGAGGAATTTGATTTCGAGAGTGCCGAGCGCAAGCAGCTCAAGGGCAATATCTATCTCGCCAAGGTAACCCGCGTCGAACCGTCGCTGCAGGCGGCGTTCGTCGACTATGGCGGCAACCGCCACGGATTCCTGGCGTTCAGCGAAATCCATCCCGATTATTATCAGATCCCCAAGGAGGACCGCGACGCGCTGCTGCGCGAAGAGGCCGAGCATGCCGCCGAAGAGGCAGCGCTGCGCGACGATGACGACGACGATGATGACGGCGACCACGACGACGATCATGGCGATCTCGAGATGGTCGAGGGTCGTTCGGACGACGACGACGACGATCATCACGACGACGAGGACAGCGAAGCGTCGAGCGGCGATGGCGAAGGCCAGCCGCGCCGCCGCAAGAAGGGCGCGAGCGAGGATCCCGCGGTCGAGGCATTGCGCCAGCGCCGGCTGAACCTGCGTCGCCGCTACAAGATCCAGGACGTCATCCGCCGCCGTCAGGTGCTGCTGGTGCAGGTCGTGAAGGAAGAGCGCGGCAACAAGGGCGCGGCGCTCACCAGCTATTTGTCGCTCGCCGGGCGCTATTGCGTGCTGATGCCCAACACCGCGCATGGCGGCGGGATCAGCCGCAAGATCAGCAATGCTGGCGATCGCAAGCGGCTGAAGTCGATCATGGCCGATCTGCAATTGCCGCCGACGATGGGCTGCATCGTCCGCACCGCCGGATTGCAGCGCACCAAGGTCGAGATCAAGCGCGACTTCGATTATCTCGCGCGGCTGTGGGACGGGATTCGCGAGGAGACGCTGAAGTCGTCGGCACCCGCACTCGTCTATGGCGACAGCGACCTGATGAAGCGCGCGATCCGCGACATCTATAACAAGGACATCGACGAGGTGATCGTCGAAGGGCCGGAGGGCTATCGCCAGGCCAAGGAGTTCATGAAGCTGCTGATGCCGTCGCATGCGCGGCGGGTGCAGCATTATTCGGACGCGGTGCCGTTGTTCCAGCGTCACCAGGTCGAGGACCAGCTCGCGGCGATGTACCATCCGGTGGTGCAGCTCAAATCGGGCGGCTATCTGGTCATCAACCCGACCGAGGCATTGGTGTCGATCGACATCAACTCCGGTCGCTCGACGCGCGAGCATAATATCGAGCAGACCGCGACCGCGACCAATTTGGAAGCAGCCGCCGAAATCGCGCGCCAGCTGCGGCTGCGCGACATGGCAGGCCTGGTCGTCATCGACTTCATCGACATGGATCACGGATCGAATGTCCGGAAGGTCGAAAAGGCGATGAAGGAGGCGCTCAAGAACGATCGCGCGCGGATCCAGGTCGGTCGGATCAGTTCGTTCGGGCTGATGGAAATGAGCCGCCAGCGGCTGCGTACCGGGGTGCTTGAGGCATCGACCCGCCAATGTCCGCATTGCGAGGGCACCGGCTTGGTACGCACCGCGTCGTCGGCTGGCCTTTCGGCGCTGCGGATGATCGAGGACGAAGCGGCACGCGGCCGTGGCAGCCAGTTGCTGCTGCGCGCGAGCCAGGAAGCTGCCTTTTACGTGCTCAACAAGAAGCGCGGCGACATCGCCGAGATCGAGGAACGCTATGGCGTGACCGTCGAGGTGACGTCGGACGGCGAGATCGAGGGTGCGCGCATGACGGTCGAGGCGGGTGGCCCGCCGCCGGCCTATGCCCCGCGTTTCGATCCGGTGGTCGAGGAGCCCGAGGACGATCTCGAAATCTTCGAGGAAGAAGAAGAGATCGAGGAGGAGGTCGAGGCCGAGGTCGTCGAGCCACGTCGCCCGCGCGAACGCAAGGCGGCCGAAGGCGAGGCCGAGGCTGAAGGCGAGGGGGATGGCGCACGCCGCCGCCGTCGTCGCCGGCGCGGCCGTCGTGGTCGTGCGCGCGACGACCAGAATGGCGTCGAGGGTGAGGCCGGTGCCGATGGCGAAGCCGACGCAGGCGAGGCGGATGGCGTCGCTGGTGAATCGATCGAGGTTAATGCCGAGGACGATCTCGACGAGGATCGCGCGGTCTATGGTCCGGCGGGTGGCGAAACGCCGCAGGCCGAGCGCGAAGACGGCGGCGAGCGTCGCGGCAAGCGGCGGCGGCGTGGCCGTCGCGGCGGTCGTCGCGACTCGGGCGAGACCGCAGCGGGCGAGCAGGCGGCTGAGGCCGAAGACGAGCCGCTGGTGATCGAGGCGGGCGACGCAGCCCCGTTCGCGATGCCGGTGGTCGAGCCCGACGCCGATCTGCCCGAGGCCGAAGCGGCACCCAAGCCGCGGCGCACGCGTCGTCGCAAGCCGAGCGCGCTCGCCGCGCCGGTCGAAGCCGAGGTGACGGAGGAGCCAGCGCCGGTCGAAGCACCGGTGATCGAGGCGGTTGCCGAAGAACCCGCGCCCAAGCCGCGGCGTACCCGGCGCAAGAAGGCCGACGAGGGTGCGGTCGAGGCGGTACCGGTGCCGGCCGAAGCCGAGCCCGTAGCCGAAAAGCCCAAGCGCACGCGCCGCAAGAAGGTAGCCGAGGACGCACCCGCTGCGATCGAGGCCGATACCGGGTCGGTAGTGCAGGACGCTGCGCCGGTGGCGACCGAGCGCGCGGCTTCGGCCGACGCGGTCGATGGCAGCGCGTCGTCCGACGCGAGCGATCGCGACGGCACCGAGGGTGAAGAAGGCGGCGACGGGTCACCTCGCCGCGGCTGGTGGCAGCGCACCTTCGGGGCCTGA
- a CDS encoding N-acetylmuramoyl-L-alanine amidase, with product MKVLGWTAAYRGRHSYRVSLFVALLACWLGGMPAWAGDVRDIEVRRDRIVITFDGAVANASTFVLDTPRRIALDLADTRAGAPATPNGPVSAVRQGRLGDDGARIVFDLTRPAIVTEGRFDDSGRKLTLELTTVSDDRFAREAVAGRKNFGFSRRPERPDVHKVSMRVPAARKAPPLPRVYGDDDSRPLVVIDAGHGGHDPGALSPETGLREKDLTLKTALAIKDRLLESGRVRVALTRESDKFLILQERYGIARRLGAHLFISVHCDSAGNPLATGATAYTLSEVASDKEAARLAARENRADILAGIDLGDTSGDISSLLIDLAQRETMNRSANFARLLGREAQPLIPVKPVFHRMASLMVLKAPDMPSVLFETGYLSNKGDADFINSREGREKIAESVKRATEIFFARRMAAR from the coding sequence ATGAAGGTTTTGGGCTGGACCGCTGCGTATCGGGGGCGGCATAGCTACCGGGTGTCGCTTTTCGTCGCCCTTTTAGCGTGCTGGCTCGGTGGCATGCCCGCCTGGGCCGGCGACGTCCGCGATATCGAAGTGAGGCGCGATCGGATCGTGATCACCTTCGACGGCGCGGTCGCGAACGCATCGACCTTCGTGCTCGACACCCCGCGGCGCATCGCGCTCGACCTGGCGGATACGCGGGCCGGCGCGCCTGCTACGCCAAACGGGCCGGTGTCGGCGGTCCGCCAGGGCCGGCTCGGCGACGACGGCGCGCGGATTGTCTTCGACCTTACCCGCCCGGCGATCGTCACCGAAGGCCGCTTCGACGATAGCGGCCGCAAGCTCACCCTCGAACTCACCACCGTCTCCGACGACCGCTTCGCACGCGAAGCAGTCGCCGGGCGAAAGAATTTCGGCTTTTCGCGCCGCCCCGAGCGGCCCGACGTCCACAAGGTATCGATGCGCGTCCCCGCCGCGCGCAAGGCCCCGCCGCTGCCGCGCGTCTATGGCGACGACGACAGCCGCCCGCTGGTGGTGATCGACGCCGGGCATGGCGGCCACGACCCCGGCGCGCTTTCGCCCGAAACCGGGCTTCGCGAGAAGGACCTGACGCTCAAGACCGCGCTGGCGATCAAGGACCGCCTGCTCGAATCGGGTCGCGTCCGCGTCGCATTGACGCGCGAGAGCGACAAATTCCTGATCCTGCAGGAACGCTATGGCATCGCCCGCCGGCTGGGCGCGCATCTGTTCATCTCGGTCCATTGCGACAGTGCGGGCAACCCGCTGGCGACCGGCGCCACCGCCTACACCCTGTCCGAAGTCGCATCGGACAAGGAAGCCGCGCGATTGGCGGCGCGCGAGAACCGCGCCGATATCCTCGCCGGAATCGACCTTGGCGACACCAGCGGCGACATCTCGTCGCTGCTGATCGACCTGGCGCAGCGCGAAACGATGAACCGCTCGGCCAATTTCGCGCGACTGCTCGGGCGCGAGGCGCAGCCGCTGATCCCGGTGAAGCCCGTCTTCCACCGGATGGCGTCGCTGATGGTGCTCAAGGCGCCCGACATGCCGTCGGTGCTGTTCGAGACCGGCTATCTCTCGAACAAGGGCGATGCCGACTTCATCAATTCGCGCGAGGGCCGCGAAAAGATCGCTGAAAGCGTGAAGCGCGCGACCGAAATCTTCTTCGCGCGGCGGATGGCCGCACGTTGA
- a CDS encoding penicillin-binding protein 1A, translating to MAEPTDTSLTQQPAPHGRWTAFREGLSRTRRRWWFRVLAVLALLAGLGVVGFWALFARDLPSVDALRAYEPDLPSNVRGIDGTPIHTYERERRVELDFAEYPPMLVRAFLAAEDRTFFEHSGIDIPGFAGAIVDYVSKMGTGERARGGSTITQQVAKNLLIGNEYSPTRKVREAILAYRIEQALSKAEILELYLNGIPMGRRSFGVQAAARAYFDKDVVDLQLHEMAFLATLPKAPESYGRAANADRAMERRGYVLGEMLRNRFITEQLYREAMAQPLGLVRQRNSVLRSEAGYFIEEVRRQLADKFGDNAEAGPYSVYAGGLWVRTSLDNRLQGFTADALRQGLIRFERGRGWSGPIATLEIDGDNWQQVFLGSNVGLNYENWRAAVVVSRDSDAAQIGFADGETARLSRGAAQMPVRSKGGTAFAALKSGDVIAVAPEGSGYALRTVPKVSGGMVVEDPRTGRILAMQGGFDSSIQSFNRATQAMRQPGSTIKPIVYAAALENGMTPASIIVDGPFCVYQGARLGNKCFRNFGNARGAGPKTMRWGLEQSRNLMTVQAANRTGMDKVVSLMQRIGVSDTKYPPYLSFALGAGETTVVKMVNAYSILANNGRALTPSVIDFVQNRRGEVIWPENWRACERCNAPDWDGKPMPRPVVRARQVVEPMSAYQMTHVMEGVIERGTATTLRDLGRPIMGKTGTSSGPTDVWFVGGTPQMIAGLYLGYDQPANLGGYAQGGTIAAPIYKAFATKAYEGMEVLPFRAPAGIRMVRIDRASGRPVYGAWPTSDPKASVIWEAFKPESEPRRRSRRGGEADPAKAEVKKKATTKANRPSDSDFLQREGGIY from the coding sequence ATGGCGGAACCCACCGATACCAGCTTGACCCAGCAGCCTGCGCCGCACGGCCGCTGGACCGCGTTCCGCGAAGGACTGTCGCGCACCCGCCGCCGCTGGTGGTTTCGCGTGCTCGCGGTGCTGGCGCTGCTCGCCGGCCTGGGGGTCGTCGGCTTCTGGGCATTGTTCGCGCGCGACCTGCCCTCGGTCGATGCGCTGCGCGCTTATGAGCCCGATCTGCCGAGCAACGTGCGCGGCATCGATGGCACGCCGATCCACACCTATGAGCGCGAACGCCGCGTCGAGCTCGACTTCGCCGAATATCCGCCGATGCTGGTCCGCGCCTTCCTGGCGGCCGAGGATCGCACCTTCTTCGAGCATTCGGGGATCGACATTCCGGGCTTTGCCGGCGCGATCGTCGATTATGTGTCGAAGATGGGCACCGGCGAGCGCGCGCGCGGCGGATCGACCATCACCCAGCAGGTCGCCAAGAACCTGCTGATCGGCAACGAATATTCGCCGACGCGCAAGGTCCGCGAGGCGATCCTGGCCTATCGCATCGAACAGGCGCTCTCGAAGGCCGAGATTCTCGAACTCTATTTGAACGGTATCCCGATGGGCCGCCGCAGCTTCGGCGTGCAAGCCGCGGCGCGCGCCTATTTCGACAAGGACGTCGTCGACCTCCAGCTGCACGAGATGGCGTTCCTGGCGACCTTGCCAAAGGCACCCGAATCCTATGGGCGCGCGGCCAATGCCGATCGCGCGATGGAACGGCGCGGCTATGTGCTCGGCGAGATGCTGCGCAATCGCTTCATTACCGAGCAGCTCTATCGCGAAGCGATGGCGCAGCCGCTGGGACTGGTGCGCCAGCGCAACTCGGTGCTGCGCTCGGAGGCGGGCTATTTCATCGAGGAAGTCCGGCGGCAATTGGCCGACAAATTCGGCGATAATGCCGAGGCGGGCCCGTATAGCGTCTATGCCGGCGGGCTGTGGGTGCGAACCTCACTCGACAATCGGCTGCAAGGCTTCACCGCCGATGCGCTGCGGCAGGGGCTGATCCGCTTCGAACGCGGCCGCGGCTGGTCGGGGCCGATCGCCACGCTCGAGATCGACGGCGACAATTGGCAGCAGGTGTTCCTGGGCAGCAATGTCGGGCTGAACTACGAAAACTGGCGCGCCGCGGTGGTGGTGTCGAGGGATAGCGACGCCGCGCAGATCGGCTTTGCCGACGGCGAAACCGCGCGGCTTTCGCGCGGCGCCGCGCAGATGCCGGTGCGATCGAAGGGCGGCACCGCCTTCGCCGCGCTGAAATCGGGCGATGTGATCGCGGTCGCGCCCGAGGGCTCGGGCTATGCGCTGCGCACCGTGCCCAAGGTATCGGGCGGCATGGTCGTCGAAGATCCGCGCACCGGTCGAATCCTGGCGATGCAGGGCGGCTTCGACAGCAGCATCCAGTCGTTCAACCGCGCGACGCAGGCGATGCGCCAGCCGGGTTCGACGATCAAGCCGATCGTCTATGCCGCCGCGCTCGAAAACGGGATGACGCCCGCCTCGATCATCGTCGATGGCCCCTTCTGCGTCTATCAGGGGGCGCGGCTGGGCAACAAATGCTTCCGCAATTTCGGCAATGCGCGCGGCGCCGGGCCCAAGACGATGCGCTGGGGCCTCGAACAGTCGCGCAACCTGATGACGGTGCAGGCGGCGAACCGCACCGGCATGGACAAGGTCGTTTCGCTGATGCAGCGGATCGGCGTCAGCGACACCAAATACCCGCCGTATCTTTCGTTCGCGCTGGGCGCTGGCGAAACCACGGTGGTCAAGATGGTCAACGCCTATTCGATCCTGGCGAACAACGGCCGCGCGCTGACCCCGAGCGTCATCGATTTCGTCCAGAACCGCCGCGGCGAGGTGATCTGGCCCGAGAATTGGCGCGCCTGCGAACGCTGCAACGCCCCCGATTGGGACGGCAAGCCGATGCCGCGGCCGGTGGTGCGCGCACGCCAGGTGGTCGAGCCGATGAGCGCGTACCAGATGACGCACGTCATGGAGGGGGTGATCGAACGCGGCACCGCGACGACGCTGCGCGATCTCGGGCGGCCGATCATGGGCAAGACCGGCACCTCCTCGGGCCCGACCGACGTGTGGTTCGTCGGCGGCACCCCGCAGATGATCGCCGGGCTGTATCTGGGCTATGACCAGCCCGCGAACCTGGGCGGCTATGCGCAGGGCGGAACGATCGCCGCGCCGATCTACAAGGCGTTCGCGACCAAGGCGTATGAGGGGATGGAAGTCCTTCCCTTCCGCGCGCCCGCCGGCATCCGCATGGTCCGCATCGATCGCGCCAGCGGCCGCCCGGTCTATGGCGCTTGGCCGACATCGGATCCCAAGGCGTCGGTGATCTGGGAAGCCTTCAAGCCCGAGAGCGAACCGCGCCGCCGCAGCCGCCGCGGTGGCGAGGCCGATCCCGCCAAGGCCGAGGTGAAGAAGAAGGCCACCACCAAGGCAAATCGTCCCAGCGACAGCGATTTCTTGCAAAGAGAGGGCGGAATCTATTAG